A window of Apium graveolens cultivar Ventura unplaced genomic scaffold, ASM990537v1 ctg8774, whole genome shotgun sequence genomic DNA:
atcacacaatcaaaccaacctatacctttgccaaattattgtcaaatctgctgcatacatcccatatattcattatacactcccacacttcatccacaaaagaaaacaaccctcttttccctcacttaaagctctcccattttacattccagcagttcggattttctgagcaagggagaaagaaaaattcataactcaaaatgtACGCATTCAAAtgtcatgaaatttttaccatagcttctatatatcttgggtaagattcgtaccaaatttcagcctcaaattagtttttttcaattttataaaaatgtttgaatgaggtgctgaaaagtaactccaaaattctaacttgtttcttggttttgtttcttaaggatctagcccttctaagtgtttttcaagcaaaccaagccctaatcaccttagtactaaccctcctagtgctcaataaggtataacttccaactctttaaagttttaagggtgggtttaagagttatttatgatgtagtgtcaagatccaagagtttgtgtatgtgtaaggttgttttactcatattcttgctaagtacttgagtttttgagttatgattcttttatttgatgatagataaagtatataaggtgtatgtgggtggatcttgagaagtaagaagtgttgtgttggtcataagtagtgattgtgtcaagaacaagtagtagaaatggaatatggagcctattgcacttggtctgccttctgcagtgtattcggccatgtaaatgtttgaaatttgtgagtcactggccatgactgggtagatcttgatttgtagtttctgtacatgtgtggatcatcacgaggggatttacggtttaaaaattatgatcgttttagtgtagagcgttcatacgaaaagccaactgcgcataggccacttgcttaataattttgaaaggctaaaaatgatttcgaaaatttggaaaaatcatgataattaaataatgcagcaaggaagactgtccaaaaagaattttaagaaaatattaatttttcgattttataaaaatgttttagtaaagcgaatcgataatcgcgtactaactaagatcgttggttattgattttagatcgccaacaaaagccccgagaccataccactcctagcactcgaggcaagtttacgaaaccctaacacaaattatccatgctatatatacttttgtgatattgatgccatgatttataattcgaaaatatatgcttgtctgtgatatcaatacattccaaTTATGTGATTATTTACGGAGAcgaacttcgttttatacgagtatgagaaattgaaacgtaattttaatataatacaagatagtgggagtcggagatagttttaaatcaatttaatcccggaacgagccggacgcggaaaatttcgatttcaataaataaagtactttcgcgtaacatacatatcaaacgagcgattgagatttgatttataactaaaagaggtaatcgaatactcactcaagggatatcctacttgactatttatttataagtaatacctaaagagttactaaaatatccggaaaatacttaaagtaatattgaaaagtttttaaatcaattcactctatctaaaatgtatgtaaccattcgaaggataattataagatgtcgaatcccgtcttaagtatttaattaagatttttatcaattcattgaaccttattaagaaacattttgtacttaaggttttatcaattcattggacccttcataaaaatattatgagaccgtaaatatttaatattacgtacctcaaaaaaaaatcatttaaaaatagacatagttcccaaggatactttctaaattattcaaaatttctcggaagagatcaatcatctgaaacttatcaaaaccttagggaacttagtctagaagcatgaaggttttgcttcctcgctcaatgaaaaacaagtgaacaatatatgtaaaactctactacggttaagggtagaaaacgatttttaaattcaaaactccgacaactcccaagaatcaattgtaataaaagtgaccgataaattaccttgtttaaaggtcaactgagaacgatctattccttcgataaaggattttatctaaatgatataattgttttgggactggaatgtggcttacccggcacggagaggtatcgggtagtgaccaagcgcggagtggcgcagtatacagttatgtggtctctgtgaccattgactttcggacttgcacggaaatgggcaaccatcgtgtaatgtcttgataagcccaaaggcggctaggtttgtattccttctactagtagagaaaatttcgtattcggctgatcaccggtacgtggtttattccagtatagtcccttcctccactttggataaattgttgtgaaacctacaacagaaggccgataaggctgagttttaaataaggatgttgatgttcatatatcacatccatatgagaatcttggttcaagcatcatattgagattttgagataaaatgagtacgagtataagccgattaaactgatacagttaaagttgagtttttcataaaattgacaagcatataaacttttagaaaccttggttatacaatgcctaatggttgtttttccctaaatgattatattgagataatggatatctatatcttgctgagcattagtgctcactcttgcttttataaatatcatatcacaacagattaccagcatggcccgaaccaggatgactgcccgcaaacgggtaggggacgcccgtgagtaccgtagactgttcgtccgccagccacctcaggtagacgaatagagatagtttccttttgagtacttgaaccaagactatttgtgacccgagtcagtctcatgtagagctgttctcggcattcactcttttgagataatttcctttggtctgtaataacttaaatactttaacgttaatttagtaatgtttctgagcatataacctgtgtgtgtgtgagtttggttaaaaggtcgagtaatgatgtgaaaagaggattaattatttattagtcaatattaagtgatcgtaacgacccgaattcccgaccttgaatttgggggtgttacagaaatggtatcagagccctagGTTATAAGTCTCAGAAATGTTAGGTGAATCAACTGAATCAATGAACTAGAACTCACATAGAGTTCGTAGTCGGGCTACGAGGGTAGCACTGATATTAAGAACCCTTAGGGGTGATTTAAGTATCCAAGGATAGTAATACGTGTGTTAAATGACTTGTAGGTACCCGATGTGTTAGACCCTGAGGCTGTAGAGGCGTACGAGAGAGAGCATGATGAGGCCCTTTTAGCTGAGATCGAGGTAGCAGACCCTGCCCCCACTGTGGGCTTAGAGGTATTCGAGTACCCGGAGACTGACCCTGAGGAGGACTCAGAGGAGGACCCCACTGAGCCAGACACTGAGATAGCCCCTCCTGAGGATATTCCATACGGCAGCACGGAGGTTTCGTCTCCAGAGATGATGAGGGTGGATGTGCATCAGAGGTCGATAGAGCGTTTGTTAGATCGGATCTCAGCAGCCCAGGCTCGAGTCGCTGAGCTCGAGAGCGAGACGGGAGTAGCAGATTTGATGGATAGGATGATAGCTCTGCAGGCTAGAGTCACTGCACTGACTGAGGAGTTAGAGGCGGAGCTAGGGGCATCCACCCCAGTGAGGACACCCACCTCATCCCCTGTACCAGTTAGTCCCGCACGGACTGAGACCGACGACGGCATGGACCCTATTCTTGACGGTGTGGCAGCGACTCCTGCAAATTCCCCACTTCCACCACCCCTACCAGTCATATCCCTAGCAGTTCACGACTGGGTGGTAGGTCGCTATGCTGCTGATCTGACAGCGGCTGAGGCCCGTATTACCGAGCTGAGGGACCAGCTTTCCATCGAGCGGCACATGAGGATAGAGGCCCGAGCCAGGCGAGGATACCCCAGCGCCCGACGCGTGCGCAGGACCATTCGCCGCATAGAGCAGAGGACCATCGGTAGGATTCACCGCTTATCCCCCCAGCGTGACTTGGTGAGTAGGCGCGAGGTTATTAGGGTTGTGGTTCGCGCTATGAGGCGGATTCGTGATGTTACTCATGGCTAGTGGACACTGTtagtagttggttgttgttcCTCAGTGGTGGTACTTAGTTGTTTTGTGATAGTTGTTCTGGGTTGTTGTCTTTGATAGTGCCACCAgctaaggattattgtattaaggCAAATTGTACTTTTATTATTCAGTATGTTGTACCTAGACCCGGCGTATggccaaattatgtataattatcaTGTTGTTTAATTGCGATTTCTAGATTGTGGTTTAATCTTCTTTCATACCTGCATAATTACATACTGTCATAACAAATCAGGAAGCATGAGAATTGGCAAGTGGAAACAACCTAAATAAGTTTATGTAACAGGAAAATGCCGCCAAGGAGAATAGTAACAAGAACTCGCCCGGCTGCATCTGGCGGCCAGGGTAGTAATAATGAGCAAGGGCATCGAGCACAGACCCCACCATTAAGATTTAACAAAGaacgaaatgagtatgatgatgaGGACTATGAGGAGTCAGAGGCTGAAGATACTCAGGGGATGGAAATGCCAGTGAACCCTATGGAGCAGTTTGTAGAACTTCTGAGGCAAAACCTGCAGCAGCAACGACCACCCCAGCAACCCCAGCAGGCCATGGCTAATGCATTTAAATCTTTCAAGTCGGTCAAGCCCCCAGAGTTTCACGGTGTTACTGACCCAGTTCAGGCCAGGGCTTGGCTAAAAGAGGTAGAAAAGACCTTTGAGCGAATCGGCACTGAAGAAGCCCACAAGACTAATTTTGCCACTTATCTCTTAAAGGGTgaggctaactattggtgggaagccaagaaaaatatggagccccaagggattgttacttgggaaagattcactgagttatttttaaagaagtatgtcccgaagtttatggaggttcagatgcagcgaaagttcctagagctgaaacaagaaaatatgagcgtagcggaatatgaagctaagttcacaGAATTGTCGAGGTTTGTGCCACAACTGGTGGGTACCGAAGAGCAAAAGGCTGAGAGATTTCAACAGGGATTGAAACAGTGGATTCAGAATAAGCTGGCAATTCTGGAGATAACTGACTATGCCACCCTAGTGCAGAAGGCCACGATAGCTGAAGCAGGGAGTGAAATGAGCCAGAAAATGAAGCAAACTAAGAAGCGAAAGTTTGATGGTCAAAGCCGGAGTGTGGGAGGGGGAAGCTTCCCTAGTAAGTTTGTCAGGGGGACGGCCTCCCAACCCAACCGCAGTACAGGATTCGGGGGATCAGGGGGCGTGAGTGTGGCCCGGAGCGGGAACCAGACGGGAATGTCTTATCATAGCCAACCACGACCCCCTCTGCCAGAATGCAAGAGCTGTGGTAAGAAGCATTCTGGGCAATGTATGCAGAAACCAgtgacatgctttaaatgtggtaaGGTGGGGCACTATGCCACAGCTTGTAACCAGGAAGCGGCTAAGTGTTTCCAGTGCGGAAAGACAGGACACATGAGGAAGGACTGCCCTGCGGCGGCCCCAGCTAGCTCAAGGGGTAGTGTAGCTGCATCTAACAGAGTGCCGACTGCCAGAACCTTTAATATGACTGTGAAAGATGCCGTGAGGAACACCAATGTTATAGCAGGTACGCTCCTCCTAAACTCCAATTCCGCCAATgtgctatttgattctggagctactaagtctttcgtgtctaaggaatttgctgaaaaattgaacttaaaagtggaacctttgaaagaatctttgcaagtggaaatagctaatcaagagattatccctgtaaatcaagtttatgctaactgcaacctagaattaggtggagtaagatacccagtagatttaattccctttcgactaggggagtttgatgtgatattaggaatggattggctatctagaaaccatgcccagattgattgtgaggggaagaaagtaaaattgaaaaCACCTAGTGGTAAGAGTGTAATAATTAAGGGGCAACGGCAAACCAAGAAGTTTCTAACTATGGTGCAGACCAAAAGACTTTtaaggcaaggatgtgaggcctacttggctcacgtggtggataccaaacgagaaacccctgagatccacaccatacccgtagttaacgagtttgaggatgtatttcccaaggatcttcccggactacctccggatcgggagatagaatttgccattgatttagctcccggcacggcaccagtatcaaaggccccgtatcgtttggcccccgtcgagatgaaagagttggctgatcaactgcaagatctattggataaaggaatgattagaccaagtgtgtccccgtggggtgcacccgtattatttgtgaagaagaaggacggcagcatgagactgtgcatcgattatcgagagctgaacaagctgaccattaagaacaagtacccattgccaagaatagatgacctctttgaccaactaaaggatgccacatgtttttccaagattgaccttaggacaggttatcatcaacttaagatcaaaccggaagatatacctaagactgcatttcgtactaggtacggacattatgagttcctggttatgtcatttggtttgactaacgcgcccgcggctttcatggatctgatgaacagagtctttaagaagtatctggacgaatgcgtgatagtcttcatcgatgatattctaatttactctaggtcggaggaggaacatgcggaacacctcaggatagtattggaaatcttacgaaaagaaaaattgtatgccaaattctcaaagtgtgaattttggttgaaagaaattcagtttttgggtcatgtgattagtaaggaaggaattctcgtagaccccgcaaagatagaagctgtcgctaattgggaacaaccaaccacgcccaccgaggtcagaagctttattggactggccgggtattatcgaaggtttgtaaaggatttcgccaagatagcaggcccgttgactagacttactcggaaaacagaaaagtttgtttggacggagaaatgtgaggagagcttccaagaattgaagaaaaggttggtatcggccccagtgctggccctaccagacgataaagggaactttgtgatttatagtgatgcgtcccataagggtttgggatgtgtgctgatgcagcacggtaaggtgattgcctatgcatccaggcaattaaaggaatatgaagtgaggtaccccacccatgacttagaattagccgccatagtgtttgcccttaagatgtggagacattacctatacggagaaaagtgtgaaatttatactgaccacaagagtcttaaatatatcttcacccagaaggagctaaacatgaggcagagaaggtggttagaattgattaaggactacgactgcgaaattctttatcacccggggaaggccaatgtggtggccgatgcccttagtcgTAAGGAAAGATTGAAAAGGATCACCACGTCAGAGGATTTGATCAGAGAATTTGACAAGTTAGAGATTGAGGTCAAGGTTGCTGAGCCAGGGACCGAAGGTTTGTATGAGATGGTTATGCGACCGGAGCTACTGGAAAAGATTAGGCGATGCCAAGAAATAGTGTTGAGGGAGAACAAGGAACTGGTAAGCGGAGAGGAGGCCAAGTGTGACCCAGACGAGAAAGGAATCAGGAGGCATGCCTACAGGATATGGGTCCCTAACGTCCAAGAACtaaaggatgaaattttacgggaaggacacagctctagatatacggtccacccaggaagcactaaaatgtaccaagatttaaaagagtactactggtggcctaacatgaagaaggatgtagcggagtgggtcagtaagtgtatgacctgtcagagagtaaaggcagaacaccagcgaccaagcggactcttg
This region includes:
- the LOC141705320 gene encoding uncharacterized protein LOC141705320; protein product: MARTRMTARKRVGDAREYRRLFVRQPPQVPDVLDPEAVEAYEREHDEALLAEIEVADPAPTVGLEVFEYPETDPEEDSEEDPTEPDTEIAPPEDIPYGSTEVSSPEMMRVDVHQRSIERLLDRISAAQARVAELESETGVADLMDRMIALQARVTALTEELEAELGASTPVRTPTSSPVPVSPARTETDDGMDPILDGVAATPANSPLPPPLPVISLAVHDWVVGRYAADLTAAEARITELRDQLSIERHMRIEARARRGYPSARRVRRTIRRIEQRTIGRIHRLSPQRDLVSRREVIRVVVRAMRRIRDVTHG